In Calypte anna isolate BGI_N300 unplaced genomic scaffold, bCalAnn1_v1.p scaffold_147_arrow_ctg1, whole genome shotgun sequence, a single window of DNA contains:
- the LOC115597782 gene encoding olfactory receptor 14J1-like — translation MSNSSSISQFLLLAFADRQELKLLHFWLVLGIYLAALLGNGLIITTIACDHHLHTPRYFFLLNLPLLDLGSISTTLPKAMANSLWDNMDISYNGCVVQVFFLFFFLGSEWSLLTIMSYDCDVAICKPLLYRTLLGSRACVHMAAAAWGTGFLNALLHTANTFSLPLCQGNALVQFFCEVPQILKLSCSHSYLREIGLLVVNASLAFGCFVFIVVSYVEIFMAVLRIPSEQGRHKAFSTCLPHLAVVSLFVSTGIFAYLKPPSISSRSLDLVVAVLYSVVPPAVNPLIYSMRN, via the coding sequence atgtccaacagcagctccatcagccagttcctcctcctggcatttgcagacaggcaggagctgaagctcttgcacttctggctggtcctgggcatctacctggctgccctcctgggcaatggcctcatcatcaccaccatcgcctgtgaccaccacctccacacccccaggtacttcttcctcctcaacctccccctcctcgacctgggatccatctccaccactctgcccaaagccatggccaattccctctgggacaacatgGACATCTCCTACAACGGATGTGTTGTGcaggtcttttttcttttcttctttcttggaTCAGAGTGGTCCCTTCTTACCATTATGTCCTACGACTGCGatgtggccatctgcaaacccctgcttTACAGGACCCTCcttggcagcagagcttgtgtccacatggcagcagctgcctggggcactgggtttctcaatGCTCtactgcacacagccaatacattttccctgcccctctgccagggtaATGCCCTGGTCCAGTTTTTCTGTGAAgtcccccagatcctcaagctctcctgctcacactcctacctcagggaaattGGACTTCTTGTGGTCAATGCCAGTTTGGcatttggctgttttgttttcatcgtggtgtcctatgtggagatcttcatggctgtgctgaggatcccctctgagcagggaaggcacaaagccttttccacgtgcctccctcacctggccgtggtCTCCCTCTTTGTCAGCACTggcatctttgcctacctgaagcccccctccatctcttccCGATCTCTGGACCTGGTGGTGGCAgttctgtactcggtggttcctccagcagtgaaccccctcatctacagcatgaggaactAG